From Enoplosus armatus isolate fEnoArm2 chromosome 23, fEnoArm2.hap1, whole genome shotgun sequence, a single genomic window includes:
- the trmt10b gene encoding tRNA methyltransferase 10 homolog B: MAHIPPDVCEMQLNGVSEVMDLLQINVEADVVEDRPGREDAPFSRNVLRKQRNWERQLAAKRSKRKEEKQRRKLNREQESGARADRPQFTKRVMKAITKERLAEAQCTGLKLCIDLSMTDSMSDKEISRLAGQLRRLYGSNKKAARPFHLFLTDLREDSRVYRECLRMNDGFLNYMMDITEESCLDLFPPETVVYLTPDAEEALETVDADKVYVLGGLVDESIQKKLSFSRARQLSVHTARLPIDECMVKKNNIKNFHSKILAVNQVFDILLTFCHTGSWTEALQAWFPQGKGYVVAPEDPAPLSVSPAQT, from the exons ATGGCACATATTCCCCCAGATGTGTGTGAAATGCAGCTCAATGGAGTTTCAGAGGTGATGGATCTGCTTCAGATAAACGTGGAGGCTGACGTGGTGGAGGACAGGCCAGGGAGAGAAGATGCGCCTTTTTCA AGGAACGTGTTGAGGAAGCAGCGGAACTGGGAGAGGCAGCTGGCGGCGAAGAGAagcaagaggaaagaagagaagcagaggaggaagctCAACCGCGAGCAGGAGTCAG GTGCTAGAGCAGATCGTCCTCAGTTTACCAAACGGGTCATGAAAGCAATCACCAAAGAGCGTTTAGCTGAGGCTCAGTGCACAGGGCTCAAACTCTGCATTGACCTGAGTATGACAGACAGCATGTCTGACAAG GAGATAAGTCGACTGGCCGGCCAGTTAAGGAGGCTGTACGGGTCGAACAAGAAAGCGGCTCGACCATTTCACCTTTTCCTCACAGACCTGAGAGAGGATAGTCGTGTCTACAGAGAGTGCCTTCGAATGAACGACGGCTTCCTCAACTACATG atGGACATAACAGAAGAAAGCTGTCTGGACCTTTTTCCTCCAGAAACTGTTGTCTACCTCACACCAGATGCTGAAGAAG ctttagAAACAGTGGACGCTGACAAGGTGTACGTCCTCGGCGGCCTTGTGGATGAAAGCATCCAGAAG AAATTGAGCTTCTCGAGGGCCAGACAACTGAGCGTCCACACGGCGAGGCTGCCCATAGACGAGTgcatggtgaagaaaaacaatattaagAACTTCCACTCAAAGATCCTGGCTGTTAATCAAG TGTTTGACATCTTGTTGACTTTCTGCCACACCGGCAGCTGGACAGAAGCCCTGCAGGCATGGTTCCCCCAGGGGAAGGGTTATGTTGTTGCACCAGAAGATCCCGCaccactttctgtctctccagcacAAACATAG
- the cxcl19 gene encoding LOW QUALITY PROTEIN: C-X-C motif chemokine 19 (The sequence of the model RefSeq protein was modified relative to this genomic sequence to represent the inferred CDS: inserted 1 base in 1 codon) has product MITLCTNIGAQSIYKQSQQLYGIXKSTSICKNKMKLCILLVFGTLFVIIDGMPPISRDYNTHCRCLQVESRIIPPDNLRSIKLIPEGPHCPETEVIAGLANGGKVCLNPRSSWVKKLIHFVLEKQLHQQGGTLPKN; this is encoded by the exons ATGATCACTTTATGTACAAATATTGGAGCGCAGAGTATATATAAGCAGTCGCAACAGCTGTATGGTA TGAAGTCAACAAGCATCTGCAAAAACAAGATGAAGCTCTGCATCCTGCTCGTGTTCGGGACCCTGTTTGTCATCATTGATG GTATGCCGCCAATCAGCAGGGactacaacacacactgtcGGTGCCTGCAGGTGGAGTCCAGGATCATCCCTCCAGACAACCTGAGGAGCATCAAGCTCATCCCTGAAGGGCCCCACTGCCCAGAAACAGAAGTCAT agctGGACTGGCAAATGGGGGTAAGGTCTGCCTGAACCCTCGGTCCTCATGGGTGAAGAAGCTGATCCACTTTGTTCTTGAGAAACAACTACATCAGCAGGGAGGAACACTTCCCAAGAATTAA